One window from the genome of Fulvivirga lutea encodes:
- a CDS encoding DUF2784 domain-containing protein — MLKSLDVLLFITHCVVILFNLFGWVHPKTRKLHLVVVGLTLFSWLVLGFWKGFGYCILTDWEWDIKRELGERNLPASFIQYLSNNIFGLGWSRIFVDGVTLGSFLLAIVITLKVNFFKGKKV; from the coding sequence ATGCTTAAGAGTTTAGATGTACTATTGTTCATAACACACTGTGTTGTAATACTTTTCAATTTATTTGGCTGGGTGCACCCTAAAACAAGAAAGCTGCATTTGGTTGTGGTTGGCCTAACGCTGTTTTCATGGTTAGTCTTAGGCTTTTGGAAAGGCTTTGGCTATTGCATTTTAACTGATTGGGAATGGGATATAAAACGTGAGTTAGGCGAAAGAAATTTACCTGCCTCGTTCATTCAATATCTTTCGAATAACATATTTGGGTTAGGATGGAGCAGAATATTCGTAGATGGCGTGACATTAGGATCTTTTTTACTAGCGATAGTAATAACCCTGAAAGTAAACTTTTTCAAAGGCAAGAAAGTCTAA